The Pseudodesulfovibrio cashew genomic sequence GGGGGATGAGGACGCCGCCTTCGTGCAGGACGTGCTCGGCCTGGACGGCGACCCCGAGCAGGTTACCCCCGTGGTGGTCACCCAGGACTTCAAGGTCAAGGCCTTCACCGGCAAGGTGGAGGGGCTCCTGGACAAGATCGTGGACGGCTACAAGGCCCTCTCCGACTCCAAGGACGTCACCCTGGTGGCGGGGTCCGGCTCCATGTACTCCGGCAAGTACTGTGATACGGACGCCATCTCCGTGATCAAGAAGCTCGGCATCAAGGCCGTGGTCATCGACCGCTTCCAGAAAGAGCTCAAGTACGACTATCTGCTCATGATGAAGGAGCACCTGGGCGACCTGCTGGCCGGCGTGGTGCTCAACGACGTGCCTCCCCATTTCATGGACGAAATTTCCCAGCTCCTGGGGCCGGTCCTGGAGTCCAAGGGCGTCAAAATCCTGGGCGTCATCCCGCGCGATCCGCTCATGGGCGCCATCAAGGTGGGCGACCTGGCAGACCGGCTGGGCGGCAAGATCATCTCCGCCCACAACAAGGCCGAGCGCGTGGTCGAGTCGTTCCTCATCGGCACCATGCAGGTGGAGAACTTCATGACCCACTTCCGCAAGAAGAAGAACTCCGCCATCATCGTTGGCGGCGACCGCTCCGACGTCCAGCTCGTGGCCCTGGAGGGCGACTGCCCCTGCCTGGTCCTGACCGGCAACCTCTATCCCAACGACATCATCCTGACCCGTTCCGAGGTCCTGGAAACCCCGATCATCATGGTCCGCGAGGACACCTTCACCGTGGCCAAGAAGATGGACGACATCCTCTCCCGCCATAAGCTCCGCGACGCCATCA encodes the following:
- a CDS encoding phosphotransacetylase family protein; the encoded protein is MAGLYIGSTTGYSGKNMIVMGIGLRLQKEGFNVAYMKPVGAMPMEVDGKLGDEDAAFVQDVLGLDGDPEQVTPVVVTQDFKVKAFTGKVEGLLDKIVDGYKALSDSKDVTLVAGSGSMYSGKYCDTDAISVIKKLGIKAVVIDRFQKELKYDYLLMMKEHLGDLLAGVVLNDVPPHFMDEISQLLGPVLESKGVKILGVIPRDPLMGAIKVGDLADRLGGKIISAHNKAERVVESFLIGTMQVENFMTHFRKKKNSAIIVGGDRSDVQLVALEGDCPCLVLTGNLYPNDIILTRSEVLETPIIMVREDTFTVAKKMDDILSRHKLRDAIKIKQGAELVANNIDFQYLKKELGLK